The Hemiscyllium ocellatum isolate sHemOce1 chromosome 39, sHemOce1.pat.X.cur, whole genome shotgun sequence genome contains a region encoding:
- the snapc5 gene encoding snRNA-activating protein complex subunit 5, with amino-acid sequence MLSRLQELKKEEEALLKVKTSLQDQLNRLKVEELALRSMIMTREDGDDDTDNCGQAAEPVESSMQVDDASVINQTQLQLNTLQSVRNASQENEEEEEDEEECIS; translated from the exons ATGCTCAGTCGGTTGCAGGAGCTGAAGAAAGAAGAAGAAGCTCTACTGAAAGTCAAAACCAGTTTACAAGATCAATTAAACCGACTCAAG GTAGAAGAGTTGGCCCTTCGCTCGATGATCATGACTAGGGAAGATGGTGATGATGACACTGACAACTGTGGTCAAGCAGCTGAACCTGTAGAG TCCTCAATGCAGGTGGATGATGCGAGTGTTATCAATCAAACCCAGCTTCAGTTGAACACATTACAGTCTGTTAGAAATGCGTCACAAGAaaatgaggaagaggaggaggatgaaGAAGAATGCATCTCCTAA